A window of the Proteus terrae subsp. cibarius genome harbors these coding sequences:
- a CDS encoding LuxR C-terminal-related transcriptional regulator, giving the protein MINTLIISRVEIFSLGIKTLLSQIKKINIRKVMNDENDAFRYCRQFSVNLIIIYSVPSVSLIDSIKRIKRSSLSIKIIVISPKIDSILSITLLQLGIEGFIVVDTSCENILQAIRQVCIGQRYISQELAMEIALTKLQQELNPLHHLSERELQIMSMIIRGKKIAQIASELNINTKTVNSYRYRMFSKLKISGDVELTHIAIRYGLIEIESHLQSGRQI; this is encoded by the coding sequence TTGATCAATACATTGATAATAAGTCGAGTTGAAATATTTAGCTTGGGAATAAAAACACTTCTTAGTCAGATTAAAAAAATCAATATCCGAAAGGTGATGAATGATGAAAATGATGCATTTCGTTATTGTCGACAATTTTCGGTTAATCTTATTATTATTTATTCAGTACCTTCAGTGTCATTAATTGATTCTATAAAAAGAATAAAGCGATCATCTTTATCAATTAAAATTATTGTTATTTCACCAAAAATAGACTCTATATTATCAATAACACTTCTTCAATTAGGTATCGAAGGCTTTATTGTCGTTGATACTTCTTGTGAAAATATTCTGCAAGCTATTCGACAAGTTTGTATCGGTCAACGATATATAAGCCAAGAGTTAGCTATGGAAATCGCACTCACAAAACTACAGCAAGAATTAAATCCGTTACATCATCTATCTGAACGAGAATTGCAAATTATGTCGATGATCATTAGAGGAAAAAAAATCGCACAAATTGCAAGTGAGCTGAATATTAATACAAAAACAGTAAATAGCTATCGCTACCGAATGTTTAGTAAACTTAAAATCTCAGGTGATGTAGAATTAACACATATAGCAATACGTTATGGGTTAATTGAGATAGAGAGTCATTTACAAAGTGGAAGACAAATTTGA
- a CDS encoding GFA family protein produces the protein MHQGQCLCGKVKLSTTQDISALSVCHCSMCLRWNGGPGFSIDCKSDLKIKGEENITRYDSSLWGERAFCKHCGSHLFYHLKESHTYYVSAGLFPDAKESKLTIQIYIDSKPLYYNFVEKTPMLTEQEIMSMFNK, from the coding sequence ATGCATCAAGGTCAATGTTTATGCGGTAAAGTTAAACTATCGACAACACAAGATATATCTGCGCTCAGTGTTTGTCATTGTAGTATGTGTTTGCGTTGGAATGGTGGCCCAGGTTTTTCGATTGATTGTAAATCAGATTTGAAAATTAAAGGTGAAGAAAATATAACACGCTATGATTCATCTTTATGGGGAGAACGAGCATTTTGTAAGCATTGTGGCTCTCATCTTTTTTATCATTTAAAAGAATCCCATACTTACTATGTATCAGCAGGATTATTTCCTGATGCAAAAGAAAGCAAACTAACAATACAAATTTATATAGATAGCAAACCTCTTTATTATAATTTTGTAGAAAAAACACCAATGCTAACAGAGCAAGAGATTATGAGTATGTTTAATAAATAA
- a CDS encoding DUF2339 domain-containing protein: MDDFLALIVTIFVVVSLYWQYHSYTNSNSLLYRIKQLEEKLTEQQEKLFKLLNKDNAVDIRTEVDAQKSEVKDLSHDIKREPQPTVSTASTHQPKTVDLKTVESINTREHVQNKAKNKEVPVYQHAKTPQETTFNKVSPKEENSVVQSSIVNDINIENKQSNKPEIPTVPTPKEPELYQPKVATSRFAHHYQKEVKQTSIEPASDPRVENRANVASASLAGSEIGHLKSATPQVNRPASQYRPALNPHPKRQQKSILGLIWNWVVTGNPLAKIGMLLLFFGLSYLLKYSIENELISASTRLMMAGTGCLALLGIGWWLRKKNLIYALILQGGGIGGLYITIFAATKIYDFIPIGIALAIMVFICLVSVSLAVIHRAISLAVLASLGGYLAPILLSTGDNNYVGLFSYYLILSIGILIISHWQVWRLLNLIGFAFTFGIGFIWAIPNYTHADYLPCQLFLIANWLIFGVATELSTLKNKLKLNISFDATLLFGTPLIGFIFQHRLASEWEYGVAIASSLYGLAYFALSWFVLKHYREEGKLLAIAFFMLSATFATLAVPFAFSAEWTSIVWAIEGVMILAFSVLQQQKKPAIAGTLLVAVSFVLLFNMPVTLLGDWLMIVIQVIAVFAVAVLWYRAKFINIDNQTIGYVALFISVVSWGYSVLLLQEYGEYWLYPEVKSITFAFILISCWGMFFAGKKTQFSELASCSILLWPMSALIMLVYIYLAGSLIDNWLSAIIWIAIFASGFYLLKVNTLLPKQRINKALIHSMHLVFIGIFLFTEIIWLLDVTYLYVSLHFASVILAISLFIAISFMLAMKVNWIKEYQNTYWLVTLPILGLLALSLIFANFNNGTESGIKFIPLFNLMDLMGIIGIWVGYKFISVIKQSTKCQALLKNNLPIFNYIIPAMIFWWANGILLRGLVFATDIDWSSYAIINSKVIQTVLAIIWAITALVTMVMATRKKLRSQWFIGGVLLAVVIAKLFLIDTSLSSGLLRALAFIGVAILILLIGYFSPLPPKKQTNNTSV; the protein is encoded by the coding sequence ATGGACGACTTTTTGGCGCTCATCGTTACAATATTTGTCGTGGTGTCTTTGTATTGGCAATACCACTCTTATACAAATAGTAATTCATTGCTGTATCGAATTAAACAGCTTGAAGAAAAACTGACTGAGCAACAAGAGAAATTATTTAAGTTATTAAATAAAGATAACGCTGTGGATATTCGTACAGAGGTTGATGCTCAGAAAAGCGAAGTTAAGGATTTATCTCATGATATAAAAAGAGAGCCTCAACCAACAGTTTCAACCGCTTCAACTCATCAACCCAAAACGGTTGACCTTAAAACAGTTGAGTCTATTAACACAAGAGAGCATGTACAAAATAAGGCGAAAAATAAAGAAGTACCTGTATATCAACATGCTAAAACACCACAAGAAACAACATTTAATAAAGTTTCTCCTAAAGAAGAAAATTCAGTTGTTCAGTCTTCTATAGTTAATGATATTAACATTGAAAACAAACAATCGAATAAACCTGAAATACCAACAGTCCCTACACCTAAAGAGCCCGAGCTTTATCAACCTAAGGTAGCTACAAGTCGTTTTGCTCATCATTATCAAAAAGAAGTGAAACAAACATCTATTGAACCTGCATCAGATCCGCGTGTGGAAAATAGAGCAAATGTGGCAAGTGCTAGCCTTGCGGGATCTGAAATAGGTCATTTAAAAAGTGCTACACCTCAAGTAAATAGACCAGCATCGCAATATAGACCTGCTTTAAATCCTCATCCAAAACGTCAACAGAAATCGATTTTGGGACTTATTTGGAATTGGGTAGTAACAGGAAATCCGTTGGCTAAAATAGGGATGTTATTGCTCTTTTTTGGCCTATCTTATTTACTTAAATACAGTATTGAAAATGAGCTTATCTCAGCATCAACACGTTTAATGATGGCTGGAACAGGATGCTTAGCCTTATTAGGTATTGGCTGGTGGCTTAGAAAGAAAAACTTGATATATGCATTAATTTTGCAAGGTGGTGGCATTGGTGGGCTTTACATTACTATTTTTGCCGCAACTAAAATTTATGATTTTATTCCAATTGGTATTGCTCTCGCGATTATGGTGTTTATCTGCTTGGTCAGTGTAAGTTTAGCAGTTATTCATCGAGCCATTAGTTTAGCCGTATTAGCCTCGCTTGGCGGTTATTTAGCCCCTATTTTATTATCTACTGGTGATAACAATTATGTTGGATTGTTTAGCTATTATCTTATCCTTTCAATTGGCATTCTTATTATCAGTCATTGGCAAGTTTGGCGTTTATTAAATCTTATTGGTTTTGCTTTTACTTTTGGTATTGGTTTTATATGGGCAATACCCAATTACACTCATGCCGATTATTTACCTTGCCAGCTGTTTTTAATTGCAAACTGGTTGATTTTTGGTGTCGCAACGGAACTTTCAACATTAAAAAATAAACTGAAACTTAATATTTCTTTTGATGCCACATTATTATTTGGCACACCATTAATTGGTTTTATCTTCCAACATCGATTAGCCTCAGAATGGGAATATGGTGTTGCTATCGCTTCATCACTTTATGGATTAGCCTATTTCGCACTAAGTTGGTTTGTGCTTAAGCATTATCGTGAAGAGGGCAAATTACTGGCAATTGCCTTCTTTATGCTCTCTGCTACTTTTGCAACTTTAGCTGTACCATTTGCATTCTCTGCTGAATGGACATCGATTGTATGGGCAATTGAAGGGGTGATGATCCTTGCATTTTCTGTTTTACAGCAGCAAAAGAAACCCGCTATTGCAGGGACTCTTTTAGTTGCAGTTTCCTTTGTTTTACTGTTCAACATGCCTGTTACCTTGTTAGGTGATTGGCTAATGATCGTAATACAAGTAATCGCTGTATTTGCTGTTGCAGTACTGTGGTATCGAGCTAAATTTATTAATATTGATAATCAAACTATTGGGTATGTAGCACTATTTATCTCTGTTGTAAGTTGGGGATATAGCGTTTTACTTTTACAAGAGTATGGCGAATATTGGCTCTACCCGGAGGTAAAATCCATTACCTTTGCATTTATTCTTATTAGCTGTTGGGGCATGTTCTTTGCGGGTAAGAAAACCCAATTTTCTGAGTTGGCTAGTTGCTCTATTTTATTATGGCCGATGTCAGCACTTATTATGTTAGTGTACATCTATCTTGCAGGTTCACTAATTGATAATTGGTTAAGTGCGATTATCTGGATTGCAATTTTTGCAAGTGGTTTCTACTTGCTTAAAGTAAATACGTTATTGCCGAAACAAAGGATCAATAAAGCGTTGATCCATAGTATGCATCTTGTTTTTATTGGTATTTTCTTATTTACTGAAATTATTTGGCTGCTGGATGTTACGTACCTTTATGTGAGCTTACATTTTGCAAGCGTTATTCTTGCCATAAGTTTATTTATTGCAATAAGCTTTATGTTAGCAATGAAAGTTAATTGGATAAAAGAGTATCAGAATACCTATTGGTTAGTTACTTTACCGATTTTAGGTTTACTGGCACTTTCTTTAATCTTTGCGAACTTTAATAACGGTACTGAAAGTGGAATTAAATTTATTCCATTATTTAACTTGATGGATCTAATGGGTATTATTGGAATATGGGTTGGCTATAAATTTATTTCAGTAATAAAACAGTCAACTAAGTGTCAAGCATTATTGAAAAATAACTTACCTATATTTAATTACATTATTCCCGCGATGATTTTCTGGTGGGCAAACGGTATTTTATTAAGAGGGTTAGTCTTTGCAACAGATATTGATTGGTCGAGTTATGCAATCATTAATTCCAAAGTGATCCAAACCGTATTAGCTATTATTTGGGCGATTACGGCATTAGTGACTATGGTAATGGCGACACGTAAGAAGTTACGCTCACAATGGTTTATTGGTGGTGTGCTGTTGGCTGTGGTTATCGCTAAACTCTTCCTAATTGATACGTCATTAAGTAGTGGATTGCTGAGAGCATTGGCCTTTATTGGTGTTGCAATATTGATTTTATTAATCGGATATTTCTCACCATTACCGCCGAAAAAACAAACTAACAATACAAGTGTGTAA
- the glpX gene encoding class II fructose-bisphosphatase, with protein MKLNDELTNAIASVTEAAAIAAMPWIGKQNKNAADDAAVSAMRERLNSLNINGEIVIGEGEIDEAPMLYIGEKVGNGKGDKIEIAVDPIDGTRMVATGENNSLAILAAGFEGSFLQAPDMYMEKLIVGKQAAGVIDLNHCLEYNLDAIAQTLNKSIEQLTLAILDKPRHHDIIKDLRAKGINVITLPDGDVLASLYATMPNNSIDVMYGIGGAPEGVISAAIAKALGGDMQARLITRDIAKGNSAENREYAISEIARCHKMGTDVNIKLSLDTLVRNQDVMFAATAITAGDFLSGVNQQTQYLQTHSLVINGSTHSLRYIENYHLR; from the coding sequence ATGAAATTAAATGACGAATTAACTAATGCTATCGCTTCTGTAACAGAAGCCGCAGCTATTGCAGCAATGCCTTGGATTGGAAAGCAAAATAAAAACGCAGCAGACGATGCGGCAGTCAGTGCCATGCGTGAACGCTTAAATAGCCTAAATATCAATGGTGAAATTGTCATTGGTGAAGGTGAAATAGACGAAGCACCTATGCTCTATATTGGCGAAAAAGTCGGTAATGGGAAAGGCGATAAAATAGAAATTGCAGTTGACCCAATTGACGGTACTCGTATGGTAGCCACTGGTGAAAACAATTCTCTAGCAATTTTAGCTGCTGGCTTTGAAGGCAGTTTTTTACAAGCTCCCGACATGTATATGGAAAAATTAATTGTTGGTAAGCAAGCTGCTGGCGTGATTGATCTTAACCATTGTCTTGAATATAACCTTGATGCTATTGCACAAACATTAAATAAATCTATTGAGCAATTAACTCTCGCTATTTTAGATAAACCACGCCACCACGATATTATTAAAGATCTACGCGCTAAAGGCATTAATGTTATTACACTTCCTGATGGTGATGTTTTAGCCTCTTTATATGCCACAATGCCTAATAACAGTATTGATGTTATGTACGGCATTGGTGGAGCACCTGAAGGCGTTATTAGTGCTGCGATAGCTAAGGCATTAGGCGGTGATATGCAAGCTCGTTTAATTACTCGTGATATTGCAAAAGGAAATAGCGCAGAAAATAGAGAATATGCCATCTCTGAAATTGCTCGCTGTCATAAAATGGGGACTGATGTAAATATCAAATTGTCATTAGATACATTAGTACGTAACCAAGATGTTATGTTTGCAGCAACGGCAATTACTGCTGGTGATTTCTTATCGGGTGTTAATCAACAAACCCAATACCTACAAACACACTCTTTAGTGATTAATGGTTCAACACATTCATTACGTTATATTGAGAATTACCATTTACGTTAA
- a CDS encoding methylphosphonate esterase: MKGYIQTVTGPVKKEDMGLTLPHEHLFNDLSGVVDEPFYEFSHVLVDKKVSADIQWGLKYDPYCCCDNMDKKPIEDVIFELNNFKELGGRTIVDATGSSSIGRDIRKLRQVAEITGINVVASSGLYIEKFEGERLADDIDAMAKIIDDELNVGIDGTDIRAGMIGEIGVSPFFTDGEKNSLRAAAIAQNSNPHASMNIHMPGWQRRGDEVLDILLTEMGCNPAKISLAHSDPSGKDIDYQCKMLDRGVWLEFDMIGLDISFPKEGAAPSVMDTVEAVATLIERGYGSQIVLSHDVFLKQMWAKNGGNGWGFVPNVFLSLLAQRGIDKSIIKKLCVENPANLLA; this comes from the coding sequence ATGAAAGGTTATATTCAAACCGTAACTGGCCCCGTGAAAAAAGAAGATATGGGGCTAACATTGCCTCATGAACACCTCTTTAATGATCTCTCAGGTGTTGTTGATGAACCTTTTTATGAATTCTCGCATGTGTTAGTTGATAAAAAAGTGAGTGCAGATATTCAGTGGGGGCTTAAATATGATCCATATTGCTGCTGCGATAATATGGATAAAAAACCAATCGAAGATGTTATTTTTGAATTAAATAACTTCAAAGAGTTAGGTGGAAGAACAATTGTTGATGCAACTGGCTCTTCATCTATTGGACGTGATATTAGAAAACTAAGACAAGTTGCAGAGATAACAGGCATTAACGTAGTGGCTTCTTCCGGGCTTTATATTGAGAAATTTGAAGGAGAACGACTGGCTGATGATATTGATGCAATGGCAAAAATCATTGATGATGAATTGAATGTAGGTATCGATGGTACTGATATTCGTGCAGGTATGATTGGTGAAATTGGTGTTTCTCCCTTCTTTACTGATGGTGAGAAAAATAGTCTAAGAGCAGCAGCTATTGCACAAAATAGTAATCCTCATGCATCGATGAATATTCATATGCCGGGTTGGCAGCGTCGTGGTGATGAAGTTTTAGATATTTTATTAACTGAAATGGGATGTAATCCCGCTAAGATTTCATTGGCACACTCAGATCCATCAGGAAAAGATATTGATTATCAATGTAAAATGTTAGATCGTGGTGTTTGGCTTGAGTTTGATATGATTGGCCTCGATATCTCTTTCCCTAAAGAAGGGGCGGCACCAAGTGTTATGGATACTGTAGAAGCTGTCGCAACCTTAATTGAAAGAGGTTATGGTAGCCAAATCGTATTAAGCCATGATGTGTTCTTAAAACAGATGTGGGCAAAAAATGGAGGGAATGGTTGGGGCTTTGTTCCTAATGTATTCCTTTCATTATTGGCTCAACGTGGGATTGATAAATCTATTATCAAAAAATTATGTGTTGAGAATCCAGCTAATTTATTGGCTTAA
- a CDS encoding DMT family transporter yields MSTKNLSTPLLMLATVLAGMLSPMQSAVNGQLGHVLKDGNASAVISFASGLVVMFFIIMSKKQYRQQFASIPSLIKTRKIPLWNWFAGLCGAMVVFSEGASASALGIATFQTALISALLLSGLLCDRFGVGVDEKKYFTPYRVLGAVLAVVATLFVVSPQWHSTSFIYLAILPFLAGLLAGWQPAGNSKVAEATGSMMVSITWNFIVGFTVLTIALIVRMALGHITLELPGTWWMYLGGPLGLMSIALMAILVRGLGLLMLGVASTAGQLLGSVLIDLLLPSLGNTVYLVTIIGTLFALVGAIVTTIPEFRATKSAKA; encoded by the coding sequence ATGAGTACAAAAAATTTATCAACACCATTGCTGATGTTAGCAACTGTGTTAGCAGGTATGCTATCACCAATGCAGTCTGCGGTGAATGGGCAGTTAGGGCATGTTTTAAAAGATGGTAACGCGAGCGCAGTTATTTCTTTTGCCAGTGGTTTAGTGGTGATGTTTTTTATCATCATGTCGAAAAAACAGTATCGCCAGCAATTTGCTTCAATTCCAAGTTTAATTAAAACGCGCAAAATTCCATTGTGGAACTGGTTTGCGGGTCTTTGTGGTGCAATGGTTGTTTTCTCTGAAGGGGCTTCTGCAAGCGCATTAGGGATTGCAACATTCCAAACAGCATTAATCTCAGCACTCTTATTATCAGGTTTATTGTGTGACCGCTTTGGTGTTGGTGTTGATGAGAAAAAATATTTCACGCCATATCGTGTATTAGGTGCAGTATTAGCCGTTGTTGCAACTTTATTTGTGGTTTCTCCACAATGGCACTCAACCTCATTTATCTATTTAGCAATCTTACCTTTCCTTGCAGGCTTATTAGCCGGTTGGCAGCCAGCTGGTAACTCTAAAGTTGCAGAAGCAACCGGTTCAATGATGGTGTCTATCACTTGGAACTTTATTGTTGGCTTCACTGTTTTAACCATTGCTCTTATTGTTCGTATGGCATTAGGTCATATCACTCTTGAATTGCCAGGTACTTGGTGGATGTATTTAGGTGGTCCTTTAGGACTCATGTCTATCGCATTAATGGCTATTTTAGTTCGTGGTTTAGGTTTACTGATGTTAGGTGTTGCTTCAACAGCGGGTCAATTATTAGGTTCTGTATTAATTGATTTATTATTACCTTCATTAGGCAATACCGTTTATTTAGTGACAATCATCGGTACATTATTTGCGCTAGTAGGTGCGATTGTAACCACAATCCCTGAATTCAGAGCCACTAAGTCAGCAAAAGCGTAG
- a CDS encoding glutamine amidotransferase translates to MKILFIGESWHIHMIHSKGYDSFTSSKYEEGSTFLLSCLREKGIEVDYMPAHTVQVAFPQTAEALAKYDVIVISDIGANTFLLQNDTFYNMKVIPNALGLIKEFVVNGGGLLMIGGYLSFMGIEAKANYKNTLLAEVLPVEMLDGDDRVEAPEGVFASAVNAQHASVKGFGEWPMFLGYNKVSAKENTETVLNIGEDPLLVFGQFEKGKTSCFMSDCSPHWGSKEFLAWPHYADMWVNILKQIAR, encoded by the coding sequence ATGAAAATCTTATTTATTGGTGAGTCATGGCACATTCATATGATCCACTCCAAAGGCTACGACAGTTTCACTTCCAGCAAATATGAAGAAGGTTCAACGTTCTTATTAAGTTGCTTAAGAGAAAAGGGTATTGAAGTTGATTATATGCCTGCTCATACCGTTCAGGTTGCATTCCCACAAACGGCTGAAGCATTAGCTAAATACGATGTCATTGTCATTAGTGACATTGGTGCAAATACGTTCCTTCTGCAAAACGATACTTTCTATAACATGAAAGTTATTCCTAACGCATTAGGGTTAATTAAAGAGTTTGTAGTTAATGGCGGTGGTTTATTAATGATTGGTGGTTACCTGTCATTTATGGGTATTGAAGCTAAAGCAAACTACAAAAATACATTACTTGCAGAAGTTCTGCCTGTTGAAATGCTGGATGGTGACGATCGTGTTGAAGCGCCTGAAGGTGTATTTGCAAGTGCTGTGAATGCTCAGCATGCATCAGTAAAAGGTTTTGGTGAATGGCCAATGTTCCTTGGCTATAACAAAGTTTCAGCTAAAGAGAATACAGAGACTGTATTAAATATTGGCGAAGATCCATTGTTGGTATTTGGTCAATTTGAAAAAGGGAAAACGAGTTGCTTTATGAGCGATTGTTCTCCTCACTGGGGTAGTAAAGAATTCTTAGCATGGCCTCATTATGCAGATATGTGGGTCAACATTCTTAAACAAATTGCCCGTTAA
- a CDS encoding PfkB family carbohydrate kinase yields the protein MKAERHKKIINLIKGNGAVKVSVLAKELDVTKETIRSDLNTLAEKGIIKRCHGGAFIEFETLDKVAKKEIIQFLECNDQIDKNDLANKTAINKVCVLGSFNVDMISYLPRLPEAGESLLSNKFIFSPGGKGCNQALAASYADAQVHFITKIGTDQFSDYAVNFISSSRIKTSTIYQTENYQTGTASIFVSEESGENIISIYSGSNMDISADEVKIQKDKIIDADIILLQLETNIEALKEIIAIGNENNIPIILNPAPYNKIVNELLPMIDVLTPNETEASLLSGIEVLDLESAKNAAVSIYQQGVNKVVITLGSKGSLAYDGYKYIYSPAYPAVVKNTAGAGDAFNGALAASLAKGKQFSYALRYASAFSSLAVETSNASEMPEDINVMHRINQTTYSQIVTQSPE from the coding sequence ATGAAAGCAGAACGTCATAAGAAAATAATTAATCTGATCAAAGGTAATGGTGCAGTAAAAGTTTCTGTTTTGGCTAAAGAACTTGATGTTACCAAAGAAACAATACGATCAGATTTAAATACACTAGCAGAAAAAGGAATTATAAAAAGATGCCATGGTGGCGCTTTTATAGAATTTGAAACATTAGATAAAGTAGCGAAGAAAGAAATTATACAATTTCTAGAATGTAATGATCAAATTGATAAAAACGATTTAGCAAACAAGACTGCAATAAATAAGGTATGCGTACTGGGTTCATTTAATGTTGATATGATTAGCTATCTTCCTAGATTGCCAGAAGCCGGGGAATCCTTATTATCGAATAAATTTATCTTCTCGCCAGGAGGTAAAGGTTGTAACCAAGCACTAGCTGCGAGTTATGCTGATGCGCAGGTACATTTTATTACTAAGATAGGTACTGATCAATTTAGTGATTATGCAGTTAATTTTATATCGTCATCAAGAATAAAAACATCAACGATATATCAAACTGAAAATTACCAAACAGGAACAGCTTCTATTTTTGTTTCAGAAGAGAGTGGAGAGAATATTATTTCTATTTACTCTGGTTCTAATATGGATATTTCTGCTGATGAAGTGAAAATACAGAAAGATAAAATTATTGATGCAGATATAATCTTATTACAATTAGAAACAAATATTGAAGCATTAAAAGAAATTATTGCTATTGGAAATGAGAATAATATTCCTATTATTCTTAATCCAGCACCTTATAACAAAATAGTTAATGAATTACTTCCAATGATAGATGTATTAACACCTAATGAAACGGAAGCGAGTTTATTATCTGGAATAGAAGTACTTGATTTAGAATCTGCAAAAAATGCTGCGGTTTCTATTTATCAGCAAGGCGTAAATAAGGTGGTTATTACGCTGGGTAGTAAAGGTTCGTTAGCTTATGACGGATATAAGTATATTTACTCGCCGGCATATCCGGCAGTTGTAAAAAATACAGCAGGGGCAGGTGATGCTTTTAATGGCGCGCTCGCTGCCTCGTTGGCAAAAGGAAAGCAGTTTTCTTATGCGTTACGCTATGCATCAGCTTTTTCATCATTAGCTGTTGAGACGAGTAATGCTTCAGAAATGCCTGAAGATATTAATGTCATGCATCGCATCAATCAAACAACATATTCACAGATTGTCACCCAATCCCCTGAATAA
- a CDS encoding DUF4822 domain-containing protein: MKIKSLIAISLLSASFSLFAAESSTSSTNIQTQSVIQAQKELNDYEKIMIEKVWVTTDAIDEKGNKTNADNAQVSNYFGLAEYYPNGTFIMFTPEGKQKMQGDWSISDDGKIRTLVAKDTEGKTLFTRDVENITIKNDEYTYRIYPNADDRNTYFDIIHHVKK; encoded by the coding sequence ATGAAAATAAAATCACTTATCGCAATCTCATTATTAAGCGCTAGCTTTTCTCTTTTCGCTGCAGAGAGTTCAACATCATCTACCAATATTCAAACTCAAAGTGTTATTCAGGCTCAAAAAGAGCTTAATGATTATGAAAAAATCATGATAGAAAAAGTCTGGGTAACGACAGATGCTATAGATGAAAAAGGTAATAAAACAAATGCAGATAATGCACAAGTAAGCAATTATTTTGGCCTTGCTGAATACTACCCTAATGGCACGTTTATTATGTTTACACCTGAAGGTAAACAAAAAATGCAAGGTGACTGGTCAATCTCAGATGATGGAAAAATACGTACTTTAGTTGCTAAAGATACTGAAGGTAAAACACTGTTCACCCGAGATGTAGAAAATATCACAATTAAAAATGACGAATATACCTACCGTATTTATCCAAATGCGGATGATCGTAATACCTATTTTGATATTATTCATCACGTTAAAAAATAA
- a CDS encoding AAA family ATPase, producing MMLHKKLHTEMSWGHLCELYDEISDMAGVMQDPIHHAEGDVAIHTQRVINSVKSLPEYETLTEREQQILWISALLHDVEKRSTTREEEGRIVSPGHARKGELTTRLFLYEKVPLNFADREQIAALVRFHGLPLWVMDKPDPKKALLAASLRVDCYLLALLAKADVLGRDCEDKQALFDKISLFTLYCEELNCWRRVAPFPSDDARFHYFYTENSTDCNYEPYPEKGSEVTVLCGLPGMGKDTFIHQHCADIPIVSLDDLRRKHNIKPDNRDANGWIAQQAKEQARIYLREHKPFVWNATNITRKMRDQLISLFYRYNAKVTLVYIEVPYAQWQRQNNARNEAVPAKVMERMLSKLEVPTPEEAHKVIYWIEGQSQSIL from the coding sequence ATGATGCTTCATAAGAAATTACACACTGAAATGTCATGGGGACACCTCTGTGAACTGTATGATGAGATTAGTGATATGGCAGGTGTTATGCAGGATCCTATTCATCATGCAGAAGGTGATGTGGCGATACATACACAAAGAGTAATCAATTCAGTTAAATCATTGCCAGAATATGAAACGTTAACTGAAAGAGAACAGCAAATTTTATGGATCTCGGCACTTCTTCATGATGTAGAAAAACGTTCTACAACACGAGAAGAAGAGGGGCGAATTGTTTCACCGGGTCATGCACGTAAAGGTGAATTGACAACGCGTCTTTTTCTATATGAAAAAGTGCCTTTAAATTTTGCAGATAGAGAGCAGATCGCGGCTTTAGTTCGTTTTCATGGATTGCCGCTGTGGGTGATGGATAAACCTGATCCTAAAAAAGCACTGCTTGCTGCATCATTAAGAGTTGATTGTTATTTATTGGCATTATTAGCTAAAGCTGATGTTTTAGGGCGAGATTGTGAAGATAAGCAGGCACTTTTTGATAAAATTTCACTATTTACACTTTATTGCGAAGAGTTAAATTGTTGGCGTAGAGTCGCTCCATTTCCTTCAGATGATGCTCGTTTTCACTATTTTTATACAGAAAATAGTACGGATTGCAATTATGAGCCTTATCCTGAAAAAGGAAGTGAGGTTACAGTGTTATGTGGACTACCGGGTATGGGAAAAGATACCTTTATTCACCAACATTGTGCAGATATTCCGATTGTTAGTTTAGATGATCTCCGTCGCAAGCATAATATTAAGCCTGATAATAGAGATGCTAATGGTTGGATAGCACAGCAAGCAAAAGAACAAGCCCGTATTTATTTACGAGAGCATAAACCTTTTGTTTGGAATGCCACCAATATTACGCGAAAAATGCGAGACCAGCTTATATCTTTATTTTATCGCTATAATGCCAAAGTCACCTTGGTTTATATTGAAGTTCCTTATGCGCAATGGCAGAGGCAAAATAATGCACGAAATGAAGCTGTACCAGCTAAAGTAATGGAACGCATGTTGAGTAAATTGGAAGTTCCCACACCAGAAGAAGCGCATAAAGTGATTTATTGGATTGAAGGGCAATCTCAGAGCATACTTTAA